The window CCCGCATAAGGCTTCACATAACCCAGCAAGCGGAAATAAATTTTCAGACTGGAAGGCCGCGAGGCACTCAGATGCTGATCGCTCATGCGCTCATGCTTTGACGTAGAAAAGGGCGACCAGCTTAGCACAGCGGCGGCTGCCACTTCCCGGCGGATGCTTTAAGATGCCGGCGTCCCTGGCCACATATGCAGAACTCTCGCGTGCCTCTCTCCGCCTCGCCACCGTTTTCCCGTCTCCAACTGAATCAATTCATAGCACGGCGCTGGCTGCCTCTCGGCTACCTTGTCCTGCTCAGCGGATTGTTCTGGGTAGGCGAGCGCAACCACTACTCCAAGCTCTACTATCTCCTGATGGCCTTTCCCGCCTTGCTCGGCCTGATCGCCCAGCCCCGAGCGCTGCTGCAGTTGCTGCGCACCCCCATCGCATTGGCCTTCCTCGCCTTCGCCGCCTGGCTACTGCTCAGTCTGAGCTGGACCAGCAGCACAGAGAATCTCGCCTCGCTGGCCAAACGTCCGCTCTATGTGTTCATGTTGTTCACCAGTTGCACCCTGATGGTGCTGCACGACGAGCGCATGTTGCCGCGCCTGCTTCGGCTAGGCGCAGGACTGGCCCTGGTAGCCGCCCTCGTGATCCAGTCACTGCATTTCCTCACCCCGCCGCCGGATGGCCGCTTGATCGGCACCGGCGGACTGATCAATCCGCTGCTGACCTCCCACGTTCTCGGCTTCTTCTGCATCTATTGGCTCGCCGCCTGGGCCACGGAAGGGAAATCCCTGCGCGTCTATGGCCTCCTCGGCGCAGCCGTGCTGCTAGGCGCCGTCCTCGCCACCGGCTCACGCACCCCCTTGATGGCCATTGGTCTGGCCAGCCTCTGGCTAGCCCTGATGGCACCGCAGCGGCGCACGCTTTACTTGATCGGCGGCCTGAGCATTGCGGGCCTCCTATTGGCGTTTTGCTTTCCCGATCTGCTCCTAGCCCGCGGACTCTCTTATCGCCCACAACTCTGGACCGCAGCCTTTGAACAGCATCAAACGCAGCCATGGCTGGGACTTGGCTACGATGCCCCTCTGCAGCTCTGGATCGAGAGTTTCACCTACCCTTTCGCCGACCCCCATAACACTGGGCTGGCCGTAGCATTAGAACTGGGCCTGATAGGTTTGCTGCTCTGGCTGGTGCTGTACGGATTGACGCTGGCTACCTGCGTCCGCCATCGCACAGATCGGCGCTTCCAACTCGCCTCGACCTTGGTGATCTACGGCTTGGCGGCGGGCATGACCGAAGGCAGCAGTTTCCTCTCCCGCCCCAACGAAAGCTGGTTCCTCATCTGGATACCGCTGTCCATGGTGGCCGCCCTCTCTATCAGCCAGCGCCTGCAGGCAGCCAAACCATGAGAACCTTGAGCTTTGGCGAGCTGGAGACCCTGTTGCAGGACGCCCAGGTCATCGAGGAGGATGGCTATGGCCTCAAGGTCGCACGCCTGGTGGGCGGCGACTTCCTCAAGCTCTACCGGCGCAAACGCTTGCTCTCCTCCGCCCTATGGTCGGCGCCGGCACAACGTTTTGCCGACAATGCTCGGCTACTGAACCAGCTGGGTATCCCGGCCCCGACCATCGTCGAGACCGTGCTGATCCCCGACCGCAGCCTGAACGGCGTGCGTTATCAGCCGCTTCCTGGGGAAACCCTGCGTGGCCGCTGGCGGGCTCTGGATGAAAA is drawn from Pseudomonas cavernae and contains these coding sequences:
- a CDS encoding O-antigen ligase family protein; this encodes MPLSASPPFSRLQLNQFIARRWLPLGYLVLLSGLFWVGERNHYSKLYYLLMAFPALLGLIAQPRALLQLLRTPIALAFLAFAAWLLLSLSWTSSTENLASLAKRPLYVFMLFTSCTLMVLHDERMLPRLLRLGAGLALVAALVIQSLHFLTPPPDGRLIGTGGLINPLLTSHVLGFFCIYWLAAWATEGKSLRVYGLLGAAVLLGAVLATGSRTPLMAIGLASLWLALMAPQRRTLYLIGGLSIAGLLLAFCFPDLLLARGLSYRPQLWTAAFEQHQTQPWLGLGYDAPLQLWIESFTYPFADPHNTGLAVALELGLIGLLLWLVLYGLTLATCVRHRTDRRFQLASTLVIYGLAAGMTEGSSFLSRPNESWFLIWIPLSMVAALSISQRLQAAKP